A single genomic interval of Mucilaginibacter robiniae harbors:
- a CDS encoding phosphoadenylyl-sulfate reductase, translating to MNSKLIEDIKQHTTGRAPGSALAWLAETFPNQIVFSTSFGWEDQVITHLIFSNHLPIKVFTLETGRLFPETYYVWNRTIEMYGQPIYAYYPNHAALEQMVNAKGPNSFYESVDNRKECCGIRKIEPLQRALASNQCWITGIRAEQSANRQFMDNVEWDEGNRLIKYHPIYHWTLDEVKNYIKTNNIPYNTLHDRGFPSIGCAPCTRAVQPGEDFRAGRWWWEDQSKKECGLHSVKEIITEK from the coding sequence ATGAATTCTAAGTTAATTGAAGATATAAAACAACATACTACTGGCCGGGCTCCGGGTAGTGCCTTAGCCTGGCTGGCAGAGACGTTTCCGAACCAGATTGTATTCTCAACCAGTTTTGGTTGGGAAGATCAGGTTATTACCCACCTAATTTTCAGCAACCATCTGCCAATTAAAGTATTTACTTTAGAAACCGGCCGTTTGTTCCCTGAAACCTACTATGTCTGGAACCGCACCATAGAAATGTATGGTCAGCCTATTTATGCCTATTACCCCAATCATGCAGCTTTAGAGCAAATGGTAAATGCTAAAGGCCCTAATAGCTTTTATGAATCGGTAGATAACCGAAAAGAATGTTGCGGCATCCGTAAAATAGAGCCACTGCAACGAGCCTTAGCTAGCAACCAGTGCTGGATTACCGGCATTCGGGCCGAACAATCAGCCAACCGGCAGTTTATGGATAATGTGGAATGGGACGAAGGCAACCGCCTAATTAAGTATCACCCCATATACCACTGGACATTGGACGAGGTAAAAAACTACATCAAAACTAATAACATTCCTTACAATACACTACATGACAGAGGCTTTCCAAGCATTGGTTGTGCCCCCTGTACGCGGGCAGTACAACCCGGCGAAGATTTCAGAGCCGGCCGCTGGTGGTGGGAAGATCAGTCAAAAAAAGAATGCGGCTTGCATTCAGTTAAGGAAATTATCACTGAAAAATGA